From Acidothermus cellulolyticus 11B, a single genomic window includes:
- a CDS encoding GroES family chaperonin, which yields MERTATGVPIKLLHDRVLVKAEGPAGERRSTGGIVIPATASVGRRLVWAEVVGVGQTVRSVQPGDRVLYEPEDRAQIEIHGVSYVLLRERDIHAVAAERVEGSTGLYL from the coding sequence ATGGAGCGTACCGCAACAGGTGTTCCGATCAAGCTGTTGCATGACCGCGTTCTCGTCAAGGCGGAGGGGCCGGCAGGGGAGCGCCGTTCGACCGGCGGCATCGTAATTCCGGCAACCGCGTCGGTAGGACGGCGACTGGTGTGGGCGGAAGTCGTCGGAGTCGGGCAGACGGTCCGCTCGGTGCAGCCGGGAGACCGGGTCCTGTACGAGCCGGAAGACCGGGCGCAGATCGAAATTCACGGCGTCTCCTACGTTCTGCTTCGCGAGCGTGACATTCACGCCGTCGCTGCCGAGCGGGTCGAAGGCTCAACGGGTTTGTATCTGTAG
- a CDS encoding glucose 1-dehydrogenase codes for MSVRALSVVPGKPETAQVGDHPDPPESDGSVLVDGLLIGICGTDVEILREGYGWAPPGEERLVIGHESLGRVAAAPPDSGFSPGDLVAGIVRRPDPVPCVPCSLGAWDFCRNGRYTERGIKERHGYAANQWRIEPEFAVRLDPTLGDLGVLLEPTSVVAKAWDQAEKVAARSPAPRHVALVTGAGPIGLLAALLGVQRAYQVHVFDQVTTGPKPDLVADLGATYHTGDIAGIGVQPDVVIECTGHGPLVFALTDVVATDGVICLTGISASKRQAAMRPDEVNKEMVLDNLALVGSVNASRAHYEAAAAALAAADRSWLARLITRRVPLERFDQALERQDGDVKVVLELAH; via the coding sequence GTGAGCGTACGCGCGTTGTCCGTCGTCCCAGGAAAACCTGAGACGGCGCAGGTCGGCGACCACCCGGACCCACCTGAATCGGACGGGTCCGTGCTCGTCGACGGTCTGCTGATCGGGATCTGCGGCACGGACGTCGAAATCCTTCGGGAAGGCTACGGCTGGGCCCCGCCCGGGGAGGAACGCCTCGTCATCGGCCATGAATCGCTCGGCCGGGTGGCGGCCGCGCCGCCGGACAGCGGGTTCTCCCCCGGGGATCTTGTCGCGGGTATCGTCCGGCGCCCAGACCCGGTGCCGTGCGTGCCGTGCAGTTTGGGCGCATGGGATTTCTGCCGGAACGGTCGGTACACCGAACGCGGGATCAAGGAACGACACGGGTACGCGGCGAACCAGTGGCGGATTGAGCCGGAGTTCGCCGTCCGCCTTGACCCCACCCTCGGTGACCTCGGCGTGCTCCTCGAACCGACGTCGGTTGTCGCCAAAGCCTGGGACCAAGCGGAGAAAGTCGCCGCCCGGTCCCCGGCGCCACGGCACGTCGCGTTGGTGACCGGCGCCGGACCGATCGGATTGCTCGCCGCGCTGCTCGGCGTCCAACGCGCCTACCAGGTGCACGTCTTCGACCAGGTCACCACCGGACCGAAACCAGACCTCGTGGCCGATCTCGGGGCCACGTATCACACCGGTGATATCGCCGGCATCGGGGTCCAGCCGGACGTCGTCATTGAATGCACCGGGCACGGACCGCTTGTCTTCGCCCTCACCGACGTGGTTGCGACCGACGGCGTCATTTGCCTCACCGGAATTTCGGCGTCGAAGCGGCAGGCGGCGATGCGTCCAGACGAGGTGAACAAGGAAATGGTCTTGGACAACCTCGCGCTCGTCGGGAGTGTCAATGCGTCCCGGGCGCACTACGAGGCGGCCGCCGCTGCGCTCGCCGCGGCGGACCGGTCGTGGCTGGCCCGGTTGATCACCCGCCGGGTTCCGCTGGAGCGTTTCGACCAAGCGTTGGAACGGCAGGACGGCGACGTGAAGGTGGTGCTCGAACTCGCGCACTGA
- the bcp gene encoding thioredoxin-dependent thiol peroxidase: MPKLTVGDAAPDFTLPDADGKPVALRDFRGRQVIVYFYPAAMTPGCTTEACDFRDNLAALDSRNIAVVGISPDPVEKLAKFRDAYHLTFPLLSDVDKNTLIAYGAYGEKTNYGKTVMGVIRSTFIVGADGRIEHAFYNVKATGHVARLLDELGFTQQP; this comes from the coding sequence ATGCCGAAGCTCACCGTTGGCGACGCCGCTCCTGACTTCACGCTCCCCGATGCGGATGGCAAGCCGGTCGCGCTCCGTGATTTCCGCGGCCGGCAGGTGATCGTGTACTTCTACCCGGCGGCCATGACGCCCGGCTGTACTACGGAAGCGTGCGATTTCCGCGACAATTTGGCAGCGCTGGACTCAAGGAATATCGCCGTCGTTGGCATCTCCCCCGACCCCGTCGAGAAGCTCGCGAAATTCCGGGACGCTTACCACCTCACGTTCCCGCTGCTGTCAGATGTCGACAAGAACACGCTTATTGCGTACGGCGCCTACGGGGAGAAAACCAATTACGGCAAGACGGTGATGGGCGTCATTCGTTCCACGTTCATCGTCGGCGCCGACGGCCGGATCGAGCACGCGTTCTACAACGTCAAGGCGACCGGGCATGTGGCCCGGCTTCTCGACGAGCTCGGGTTTACGCAACAGCCGTAA
- the rdgB gene encoding RdgB/HAM1 family non-canonical purine NTP pyrophosphatase, which translates to MATSSSARRVVLATRNPHKLVELRRILSAAGLDSIELVGADAYPGLPEVAETGDSFEANARLKARAVCAFTGELAIADDSGLVVDALGGMPGIFSARWSGSLAGNQDRDRANLQLVLDQLADVPDDRRTAKFVCAAVAALPDGREFVAHGEVHGVITRAPRGTNGFGYDPIFELPSGRTTAELEPAEKDAVSHRGRAFRALVEILSAHGVW; encoded by the coding sequence ATGGCGACGTCGTCCTCGGCCCGCCGGGTTGTGCTGGCGACCAGAAATCCGCATAAGCTCGTCGAGCTGCGCCGAATTCTCTCGGCAGCCGGCCTCGACTCGATCGAACTTGTCGGCGCGGATGCCTACCCCGGGTTACCGGAGGTCGCCGAAACGGGCGACAGTTTTGAAGCCAACGCCCGGTTGAAAGCCCGCGCGGTCTGTGCGTTCACCGGTGAGTTGGCGATTGCCGACGATTCGGGGCTCGTGGTGGATGCGCTGGGCGGCATGCCGGGGATTTTCTCGGCCCGCTGGTCGGGGAGCCTCGCCGGGAACCAGGATCGGGACCGAGCCAATCTCCAATTGGTGTTGGACCAATTGGCGGACGTTCCGGACGACCGCCGAACGGCGAAATTCGTCTGCGCCGCGGTCGCCGCACTCCCTGACGGCCGGGAATTCGTTGCGCACGGCGAAGTTCACGGCGTCATCACCCGCGCGCCGCGCGGCACGAACGGTTTCGGCTACGACCCGATTTTTGAGCTGCCGTCCGGCCGGACCACGGCGGAATTGGAACCGGCGGAGAAGGACGCGGTGAGTCACCGCGGCCGGGCGTTCCGTGCTCTGGTCGAGATACTTTCCGCACACGGCGTGTGGTGA
- the rph gene encoding ribonuclease PH: MLRVDGRAADELRPVRFTRGWLLHAEGSVLVEFGRTRVLCAASVLEGVPKWRKGTGLGWVTGEYAMLPRATTTRTDRESVRGRLGGRTQEISRLVGRSLRACVEPARLGENTVHLDCDVLQADGGTRTAAITGAYLALADACRWMRDHGWVTSDPLVRSVAAVSVGIVDGVPVLDLCYDEDVRAGTDMNVVMTGDGDFVEIQGTAEGTPLRRDEVDALLELATRGCARLTELQRTALAEA, from the coding sequence GTGCTGCGGGTCGATGGTCGTGCCGCCGATGAACTCCGCCCGGTGCGGTTCACCCGCGGGTGGTTGCTGCACGCCGAAGGCTCGGTCCTGGTGGAATTCGGGCGGACCCGGGTGCTCTGTGCGGCCAGCGTGCTCGAAGGGGTGCCCAAGTGGCGCAAGGGCACCGGGCTGGGTTGGGTCACCGGTGAATACGCGATGCTGCCGCGCGCTACCACGACCCGCACCGATCGGGAGTCGGTTCGTGGCCGGCTCGGCGGGCGTACGCAGGAGATTTCCCGCCTGGTCGGCCGCTCGCTCCGCGCCTGTGTCGAACCCGCGCGCCTGGGTGAGAACACTGTGCACCTCGATTGCGACGTGCTGCAGGCCGATGGCGGCACGAGGACGGCGGCGATCACCGGCGCTTACCTTGCGCTCGCCGATGCGTGCCGGTGGATGCGGGACCACGGTTGGGTGACAAGTGATCCGCTGGTGCGCAGCGTCGCTGCGGTGAGTGTCGGCATCGTGGACGGTGTCCCCGTGCTTGACCTGTGCTACGACGAGGACGTCCGTGCCGGCACGGACATGAACGTCGTGATGACCGGGGACGGCGACTTCGTGGAAATACAGGGCACGGCCGAAGGCACGCCGCTTCGGCGGGACGAGGTGGACGCGTTGTTGGAATTGGCGACCCGCGGCTGCGCGCGACTGACGGAATTGCAGCGGACCGCGCTCGCCGAGGCATGA